The genomic stretch TCATATGCGACTTCTTTTGGCAAAGATGAGTGGACTGGTAACGAATATGATAAAAGAGAAGCTACTTATCATCTGAATAAATTCGATTATATTTCAGTAAGAGAATATAGTGGAGTGAATTTATGTAAAGATAAATTTAATCTCATGGCAGAGAGGGTATTAGATCCAGTATTTTTGTGTGAAGAGAATTACTTTTTAGAGTTAGCGAAAAGATCAAAAATGAAAACTCCTTTTGAGTTTATTGGAGTGTATATACTTGATAATTCAGAACTAAAGCAAGAGATTATTAATTATATAAGTATAAAGTTAAAAATAGAACACAATATAATTTCTGATGCGTTAAAAGAAAATATTACAAATGAGTGGGATAATAATATTATTAAAAATGCATATACTGAAGACTGGCTTAAGAATATTATCACATCTAAATATGTTATAACAGATTCTTTTCATGGTATGTGTTTTGCAATTATATTTAAGAAACAATTTATAGTTATTGAAAATGAAAAAAGGGGAAGTGCTCGATTTGTAGACTTATTAACTATGTTAGGTCTTAAAGAAAGATTGGTTAATAGTATGCATAATGTAGAACGATTGCTTACAAATAATATCGATTATAATAAAGTTGATGAAATATTACATAACGAAATTAATAAGTCGTATAATTGGTTAAAGACAGCACTTGTCGAAAGAAAAAAAGTTAGTTATACTGTGGATGATAATATGTTGAGTAATATTACTGACCATGCAAAAAAGTATAATTTGCATAATTATTACTTACAAAATTCATTGGTACGACATGAAGAATCTTTAATAAAGCATGAAGAAGTAGTAAATCGGCATGAAGAAGCATTAATAAAGCATGAAGAAGTAGTAAATCGGCATGAAGAAGCATTAATTAAACATGAAAAAGTAGTGAATAAGCATGAAATTTCAATAAATCGGCATGAAGAAGTTGTTAATAATCTTATTAATCAACAAATTATTCAAGAAAAGATAATTGATGAAATGACTAAGCAAATTATTCATTTAAATAATAGAATAAATGAAGGTGGAATTAGGAATAAGATTAAGAAATTATTTAAACATTAAAACCCAAGATTTATGCTGAAAATTAGCAGATTAAAGTAATTATTACTAAGAGGTTAAGTGAGGTAGCTTCAAATGATTTTTGAAGCTACCTCACTCCATTTAGGCTATCAAAGTGAAAAGGTACGCTCTACGGCTCCACCCCCCAAACCAAACTACCATCCAAGTAAGCCGTAACCTTACTCCAATCCCCATAACTCGTACCACTGGAATTAAAGGAATAGTCATTACTCTGTGTATAATTACTCCAATCACTCTTAGAAAATCTAGTCTGAACAAACGCACTGGACCCAGCCGCAAGACTTCCGGCACCACTGGAAAAGCTTATCTCAAGATAACAATCCGCTGTAGTTTTAACAGTAGCCATATCCACAAAAGCGCCTGTCACATTAGCAGAACCAACAGATGACCAGTCACACCAGAAGCTTTGTGCAGCTGCTCCGTCATCAGTGAAATAGTATCTTAATTTTACAGATGCCAGATTAATAGCACTGCTGCCGCTGTTTGTCAGCTTGAGTTGGGGTGATATGCTCTGTGTACTGGCAGTAAGTCCATTATTATACATCTGAACTGTCAATCCGCTGCTGCCGCTATTTGTCGTATCTGAAATCACAATACTAAGAACCGGATCAGTACCGGCACTAAAATCAAAAGTCAAACTGGTAGTTCCAACTGACCTTCCTGCCAGATAAGCCTTCTTAATCACAACCGTATTACCGGATACCGTATAATCAGTTCCAGCTGTTAGTACAGTTGTACCATTTTTAATAGCATTCAAAGTAATCCCATTAGGAGTAATTGTAACAGTTACATCCGCCTGCTTCGTTGTATTCTTATCAAATGTAGCTGTTACAGGTGAAATACTAGCAGAATTTGTAGGAGTAGGCGTTGGAGTAGTTGTAGGGGTAGGTGTAACTGTAACCGTCGGAGTAGGTGTAGTAGTGGGAGTAGGCGTTGTGGTCGGTGTCGGTGTAACAGTAGGAGTTACATTGGTATCACCATATACAATACCTCTTCCATTGGTTCCCACATAAACTCGTCCGAAGATTCTCGGATCACCGGTAATGCACATATTAATTCTACCATATTGGTGATTATCATCATTAATCCTTACCCAGCTGGCTCCCACATCCGTTGAACGGTAAATACCACGTACTCCGTCAATCTCTGCGGTGATATAAAGTGCCATGTAGTTTGCACCGGGTGCTGCTTTACCAAAGCCGACTACATCTGCTTCGTCTACACTGCTTATCCTTGTAAAGGTAGCACCGGAGTCTGTGGAATGCCATAAACCATACTCATAACCTTCACTGCCGCCGGCA from Anaerocolumna sp. AGMB13020 encodes the following:
- a CDS encoding polysaccharide pyruvyl transferase family protein; the encoded protein is MKYKLQSKNECGSNYNKYIICEQESLKLNNFNWPVLVNAYNRKVRNYHIIKKNSFKKSEKYYDENKFNVGILGIWSEKNYGSELTYYALYQVITSMGFKVQMIERPRDAEWKPNESAILFKTNPYPKYSLCPLYNTKYDMLDINNRFETVVIGSDQLWHRELYECFGKICYLDFLKSNIKKISYATSFGKDEWTGNEYDKREATYHLNKFDYISVREYSGVNLCKDKFNLMAERVLDPVFLCEENYFLELAKRSKMKTPFEFIGVYILDNSELKQEIINYISIKLKIEHNIISDALKENITNEWDNNIIKNAYTEDWLKNIITSKYVITDSFHGMCFAIIFKKQFIVIENEKRGSARFVDLLTMLGLKERLVNSMHNVERLLTNNIDYNKVDEILHNEINKSYNWLKTALVERKKVSYTVDDNMLSNITDHAKKYNLHNYYLQNSLVRHEESLIKHEEVVNRHEEALIKHEEVVNRHEEALIKHEKVVNKHEISINRHEEVVNNLINQQIIQEKIIDEMTKQIIHLNNRINEGGIRNKIKKLFKH